A stretch of Desulfotalea psychrophila LSv54 DNA encodes these proteins:
- a CDS encoding efflux RND transporter periplasmic adaptor subunit translates to MERQESNQQSKAQELLPVTHRRPKTVMLALIFACLLVVCAGLGLITGPQLMASDAKNVAPTRPPMPVETAEVRVADSDKILASSGSLYSKESVVIVAEIAGRIKEIGFIEGKKTKEGKMLIKLDSAVLQAELDRAVANRNLSKSNYKRADNLLKDHAISRQERDEAYASWQLDRANVRLAQAQLAKTIIQAPFAGTLGLRQVSLGDYVMPGQALVNLEAIEELKIEFSISGKHLAEVKTGQKIKLRSSAYPQQSFIGQIYAINPQINVQSRSLTVRGLLNNSKHQLLPGQFVKIQLSVGTRANALFIPEQALIPQPKTKLVFKVVNGKAQMVEVKTGTRMEGWVEITSGLSAGDIVVTGGHQKIGPGSPVQTVPADPTLFAKN, encoded by the coding sequence ATGGAAAGACAAGAATCTAATCAACAATCCAAGGCCCAGGAGTTGCTACCTGTGACTCACCGTCGTCCCAAAACTGTCATGCTAGCATTGATCTTTGCCTGCCTGCTGGTTGTTTGTGCCGGCCTTGGCCTGATAACCGGCCCACAGCTAATGGCCTCGGATGCAAAAAATGTAGCACCAACCAGGCCGCCAATGCCGGTTGAAACGGCCGAGGTCAGGGTCGCTGACAGTGATAAAATCCTTGCCAGCAGTGGCAGTCTTTATTCTAAAGAATCGGTGGTGATTGTTGCCGAAATTGCCGGGCGGATTAAAGAGATTGGTTTTATTGAGGGTAAGAAAACCAAAGAGGGCAAGATGCTGATCAAACTTGACAGCGCTGTCTTACAGGCTGAGCTCGATCGAGCCGTTGCCAACCGTAATCTCAGTAAATCCAATTATAAACGAGCCGATAACCTGCTCAAAGATCACGCTATCTCCCGGCAGGAACGGGATGAGGCCTATGCCAGTTGGCAGCTTGATAGGGCAAATGTTCGCCTAGCCCAAGCACAGCTAGCCAAAACCATTATCCAGGCACCTTTTGCAGGAACTCTCGGTCTGCGCCAGGTTAGTCTAGGGGACTATGTTATGCCGGGACAGGCATTGGTCAATTTGGAGGCGATCGAAGAGCTAAAGATCGAGTTTTCCATTTCCGGAAAACATCTTGCCGAGGTTAAAACTGGTCAGAAAATCAAACTGCGCTCGTCTGCCTATCCACAACAAAGCTTTATCGGCCAGATTTATGCTATCAACCCACAGATCAATGTGCAGAGTCGTAGCCTGACGGTACGTGGTCTCCTTAATAATTCCAAGCATCAGCTCTTACCGGGTCAATTCGTTAAGATACAGTTGAGTGTTGGAACCAGAGCGAATGCCCTCTTTATTCCGGAACAGGCCTTAATCCCGCAACCAAAAACCAAGCTGGTCTTTAAAGTTGTTAACGGTAAGGCGCAGATGGTGGAGGTAAAAACCGGCACGCGCATGGAAGGCTGGGTCGAGATAACCAGCGGCCTGTCCGCAGGCGATATAGTTGTTACCGGAGGGCATCAGAAGATTGGACCAGGTAGTCCAGTACAGACAGTGCCTGCTGATCCGACACTCTTTGCAAAAAATTAA
- a CDS encoding TetR/AcrR family transcriptional regulator produces the protein MTKKQSNKREIILQASLEIFAERGFHSSPTSQISKLANVGTGTIYRYFENKDALIEALYEEIDLRLRPATNGGIDEKAPVRENILAVLRRVFHFLLDNPQEFKFLEMYYNSPYGIAKKRSKENSCDSPILEVFHKGIKEQIVKDLPEDVLFGLCFGPIVFLARDQLTGYLTLSNELIEATINACWDSIRL, from the coding sequence ATGACAAAAAAACAGAGTAATAAAAGAGAAATAATTCTTCAGGCCTCCTTAGAAATTTTTGCCGAGAGGGGCTTCCACAGCTCACCCACCTCACAGATCTCTAAGTTAGCCAATGTCGGCACCGGTACCATCTATCGTTATTTCGAAAATAAAGACGCCTTGATTGAAGCACTATATGAAGAGATCGACCTACGCCTGCGTCCAGCAACAAATGGGGGCATTGATGAAAAGGCACCGGTTCGAGAAAATATTTTAGCTGTTCTCAGACGAGTCTTCCATTTTCTGCTCGATAATCCTCAGGAGTTTAAATTTCTTGAGATGTACTATAACTCGCCCTACGGCATTGCCAAGAAGCGTTCAAAGGAAAACAGCTGTGATTCTCCAATATTAGAGGTGTTTCATAAGGGGATTAAGGAGCAGATAGTCAAGGATCTACCAGAGGATGTTCTTTTTGGACTCTGCTTTGGCCCCATTGTTTTTCTGGCCCGAGATCAGCTCACCGGCTACTTGACCCTGAGTAATGAGTTAATTGAGGCGACGATTAATGCCTGTTGGGACAGCATACGACTTTAG
- a CDS encoding SPL family radical SAM protein, with protein MTSNKLSQNKLFHKLPAEQQQWLISMEQTYAFSFQQLKMMAEYSADLISWQTGSLAQFHHPHAVGGAKGKQASAKVFHQLRDGYESLKNGQKSYSEEKRFAASEQKFPEEQMVEVQLKGSIMGECPVASEKTRCCKLKTLDVVQQCGFDCSYCSIQSFYHGNQVRFIRDLVSHLNSLELDPTKGYHIGTGQSSDSLMWGNRFGLLDSLYQFATEHPNVVLEMKSKSARIDYFLENTPPSNMVFTWSLNTPTVIQHEEKATASLDKRLESARKLADQGIPVGFHLHPITWYQGWQEDYRALVSRLVNTFQPEEVVMVSLGTLTFIKPVLKRIRERMPNSSILQMPMEDCAGKLSYPFDIKKELFSTISQAFPASWHDSVFFYMCMEHIDLWQPVFGRSYDNNEQFEEDMLRTYQEKISQISQSR; from the coding sequence ATGACCTCAAATAAACTTTCACAGAACAAACTTTTTCACAAGCTTCCCGCAGAGCAGCAACAGTGGCTCATCTCCATGGAGCAAACCTATGCCTTTTCCTTTCAGCAACTGAAGATGATGGCTGAATACAGCGCAGATCTGATCTCTTGGCAGACCGGCTCATTGGCCCAATTTCACCATCCGCATGCGGTGGGGGGGGCAAAGGGAAAACAGGCATCAGCCAAGGTCTTCCACCAGTTACGTGATGGTTACGAGAGCCTGAAAAACGGGCAGAAGAGCTATAGCGAGGAAAAGCGGTTCGCAGCCAGCGAGCAAAAATTTCCGGAAGAGCAGATGGTGGAGGTCCAACTTAAGGGCAGCATCATGGGAGAGTGCCCGGTTGCCTCGGAAAAAACCAGATGTTGTAAACTGAAAACCCTGGATGTTGTCCAGCAGTGCGGTTTTGACTGTAGCTACTGTTCTATCCAATCATTTTATCATGGTAATCAGGTCCGCTTTATTCGTGACCTAGTTTCCCATCTCAATTCCCTGGAGCTGGACCCGACAAAGGGCTATCATATTGGCACTGGCCAATCTTCTGATTCCCTGATGTGGGGCAATCGCTTTGGACTTTTGGATTCGCTTTACCAATTTGCCACAGAACATCCCAATGTGGTTCTGGAAATGAAATCTAAAAGCGCCCGAATAGATTATTTTTTAGAAAACACCCCACCTTCCAATATGGTTTTCACCTGGTCTCTTAACACTCCCACCGTCATTCAACATGAGGAAAAGGCAACAGCCAGTCTGGATAAGCGCCTGGAAAGTGCCAGAAAACTAGCCGATCAGGGCATTCCGGTAGGTTTTCATCTTCACCCCATTACCTGGTATCAGGGTTGGCAGGAGGATTACCGAGCTCTGGTTTCGCGCCTGGTAAACACCTTCCAACCAGAAGAGGTGGTCATGGTTTCCCTCGGAACCCTCACCTTTATTAAGCCGGTGCTGAAGAGAATCCGAGAGCGGATGCCAAACAGCTCTATTTTGCAGATGCCAATGGAAGATTGTGCCGGAAAACTGAGCTACCCCTTTGACATTAAAAAAGAGCTCTTTTCCACAATCTCTCAGGCCTTCCCAGCGTCTTGGCATGACTCTGTCTTCTTCTATATGTGCATGGAACATATAGATCTATGGCAGCCGGTTTTCGGACGAAGCTATGATAACAATGAACAATTTGAAGAAGATATGTTAAGAACCTACCAGGAAAAAATTTCCCAGATAAGCCAGTCCCGTTGA
- a CDS encoding diguanylate cyclase, whose protein sequence is MTLNKKMLLIFLLAFSIFASLNYGLHHYLILPGLKKLEIAEAKKDMGRCLWELKDEIDHVDRYCHDLAAWDDLHAFIKAPNADFLKINLNADTILDNEVSFICIVDRSGQLLFAEDWDLHRKEKTVLTTLPDSLRSVASLPFSSESDKDDLSNMKRVGIYNSSRGPMMLSSRPIITSNQQGPVQGAVIIGRLLDQGSLDAMMVRVALNFRFIDMSGDELTAKEKKILGELAVEEISIVERENSDNLEVYSHLADIGGRYLIQAEIPKHILQRCRKNYNYSLILITVFGLFMALLITYLLKAIILAPVMLLTNHVLQITKSGDLSARISLLQNDEIGTLAREENRMLMQLESQRREITEAKDTLNAIIENSQVGVMALRGEQIMYKGNQRLADIFAYNSPESMEGRSAREFHLSEENYIEFREKYFKKLVDGNQIQVEYKLRRKDGSSVWCTLSGKAIDSSTPPDLEKGVVWTIDDITTKRQSREKLQRLATTDSLTGLCNRSQLFEIAEAELERQRHSSEHNLSLVMLDIDYFKKINDAHGHAAGDLVLKAFADIGRKYLRDVDVFARIGGEEFIILLPGTDIKVALKIAERFRALVEKNPVMVNEKEIAFTVSFGVTAWNGIEQTFEEVLHEADSALYVAKEKGRNRVEMG, encoded by the coding sequence ATGACTTTAAATAAAAAAATGCTGCTAATTTTTCTTTTGGCCTTTTCTATCTTTGCCTCATTGAACTACGGACTCCATCACTATCTCATCCTGCCGGGTTTAAAAAAACTTGAAATCGCGGAGGCCAAAAAAGATATGGGGCGTTGCCTATGGGAGCTCAAGGATGAGATTGACCATGTCGATCGCTATTGCCATGACCTAGCTGCCTGGGATGATCTCCATGCCTTTATCAAGGCTCCAAATGCTGACTTTTTAAAGATAAATTTGAATGCCGATACGATTCTGGACAACGAGGTCAGCTTTATCTGCATAGTCGACAGATCAGGCCAGCTCCTCTTTGCTGAGGATTGGGATCTTCACAGAAAAGAAAAAACTGTATTAACCACTCTACCGGACTCTTTACGTTCTGTGGCCAGTTTACCCTTTTCTTCGGAATCTGATAAAGATGACCTCTCCAATATGAAGCGAGTGGGAATCTATAATAGTAGCAGGGGCCCGATGATGTTAAGTTCACGTCCTATCATAACCAGCAACCAACAGGGGCCTGTCCAAGGGGCAGTTATCATTGGCCGTCTTCTTGATCAAGGGTCTCTAGATGCGATGATGGTAAGGGTGGCACTCAACTTTAGATTTATCGATATGAGTGGAGACGAACTGACAGCGAAAGAGAAGAAAATTTTAGGAGAGCTTGCAGTTGAGGAAATTAGCATTGTCGAGCGAGAAAACAGTGATAATTTGGAAGTCTATTCGCACCTGGCGGATATCGGCGGAAGGTATCTTATCCAGGCAGAGATTCCAAAGCATATTCTACAAAGGTGTCGAAAAAACTATAACTATTCATTGATACTGATAACCGTTTTTGGCCTGTTTATGGCTCTTCTTATCACCTATCTCTTAAAGGCAATTATTCTTGCCCCTGTTATGCTACTCACTAACCATGTGCTGCAAATTACAAAATCCGGGGATCTCTCCGCCCGCATCTCCCTTCTGCAAAATGACGAGATTGGCACACTGGCCAGGGAGGAGAACCGGATGCTTATGCAACTGGAGAGCCAGAGGAGAGAAATCACCGAAGCCAAAGACACCCTGAATGCCATCATTGAAAACAGCCAGGTGGGAGTCATGGCTCTTCGAGGGGAGCAGATCATGTACAAGGGGAATCAGCGCTTAGCAGATATTTTTGCCTACAACAGCCCCGAGTCTATGGAAGGGCGCTCTGCCAGAGAGTTCCATCTCTCGGAGGAAAATTATATTGAGTTCAGAGAGAAATATTTCAAAAAATTGGTTGATGGCAACCAAATTCAAGTGGAGTACAAACTTCGACGCAAGGACGGTTCTTCCGTCTGGTGCACCCTTTCAGGAAAGGCCATTGATTCATCCACACCCCCTGACCTTGAAAAAGGGGTGGTCTGGACGATTGACGATATCACAACAAAGAGGCAGAGCCGGGAAAAATTACAACGACTTGCCACCACAGACTCCCTGACTGGCCTTTGTAATCGCAGTCAACTGTTTGAAATTGCCGAAGCTGAGCTGGAACGTCAGAGGCATAGTTCCGAGCATAATCTCTCTCTGGTCATGCTGGATATCGATTATTTCAAGAAGATAAACGATGCCCATGGACACGCTGCCGGCGACCTGGTGTTAAAGGCCTTTGCCGATATTGGCAGAAAGTATTTAAGGGATGTGGATGTTTTCGCTCGTATTGGCGGCGAGGAGTTCATTATCCTTCTTCCCGGCACAGACATCAAGGTGGCCTTGAAAATAGCTGAACGATTCAGGGCTCTTGTTGAAAAAAACCCTGTCATGGTAAACGAAAAAGAAATTGCCTTCACTGTAAGTTTTGGGGTCACCGCCTGGAACGGTATTGAACAGACATTTGAAGAGGTGCTCCATGAAGCTGACTCTGCCCTCTATGTGGCAAAGGAAAAGGGACGTAATCGGGTAGAGATGGGATAG
- a CDS encoding autotransporter family protein, with protein MLHQKSYKKKYNAVTALAVGAFLLTMNSSNVFADPVITVDGQSTTCTTGGSGGYQYNDVHNTKEVLRITPSADVKDVHISFAGSAEEVKEGIEVFGVEEGKANVLGIGVEILADGRDSAKRNLEVVSDANITLDLHNESGEGIAAGIFVPVGESVADDSHILVENKGRILAKESLSSSPNHNVGMVVERQDSTGENLAVVMRNSGTIDVSTDQEALGMWSEGVGHAGDILTLNNAADGKIIVSDSDSIAMGSGAPYVSPLGDQHDRDSIDSEEPVIGITMLNKGTISVVHGGVITGTHAGKKLDGHHTRGMRGTGGNFIVNSGSILGGEDTIVTAIDGNGEGSTTINSGVIDLKGNYSVGMMSDPYTHTENRGTITVSQSVDDVDHSPSSAMKSVYYPAAGEEMSDPALDMALNTGTGTIKLGGGAIGFELVSRDAFEDQEDAPVHMTDALGINLGEISSFSPLVGEDPAPAKSFRVTGGGAVGVNAADLADKVQLREGGNFLLIGNPEGAEKTIARIQVRDPGDATYEGHSANSWIHVGMDAEDKKALAGSKFNEIRGYLNSPANFAIKRIQLQGNAVESEHDNQHAHLSVADGATVSVGKFDLTNAHIVTQDSSQAKISNLNLYGQNKISVRDTSHLTVETVTAPYHTNSAIEVEKGAVLTTSYDLLATGSSIADTSEFSFAGQGTIDLVSSDVYDQERITSFETSFKSQYSDFKGSFLYSGFDMGDGPIDLGLAEIIDSPEKEIKLTVPEDSVDKTQISFAKGTPMGAQSYELPDTVAEVKVSKGTVLSLRGSSSGEESLLKGGAEEKSVNVGGGSVLNLGAKGEVATEKRTQGTLDAKVELVAADDSSAPKTELNVRNGDFSITALTAQSGTTVNIGDSQGQGQGSLALETASLGGKVNIKKGTLSVKELTATEETVINIGNSQGQGSLALETASLNGAMLFADPNWLDSTELAKAKDASHVSIVNFGTGADSNVINGHLVAGQNSIIALGTTDAGDVDNIVKKITEDNNTTWGRTGVTAAVYLDGPYKVGAAGSLTVDGSRVTAPTGADVPVGGTATFADNSLLVVDVTNLAGQPAITADTVTISNKAFVGVKGALVGEKYTMTSTGDNWLLANIYLYNQLQEVASLVDGSFTTKSAGTAATLYGARGNTASFLTNYNERGYEVLGVTSTNYMKGILRGASPTSGGQATEASANIAGVGGIAHVNTIASALVLDLAQKHTDITGDYSTGIYFQPLYQKSDISGMNIGNYSTDMDIDLYGAALGADSVLGDFLYGGAFTYGAGKVSGEGFTSSADTDSDFYGLTMYGAYNLSNAMQISVDALYTAMSSDTRYSTLKADGIDSYVLGTGVKASYLFELGDTVVSPYAGMRYQYYKQDAYTNDVFAVNASSMDTWIIPMGVKYMYKFAAADSGLQFNIAADAGVNFAFGDTDFTSRSTLIGTPETLPLITDVYDDVTGKLSVDLIAERGQLFGSFGVNTAISSHISSLGANLKFGFRF; from the coding sequence ATGTTGCATCAAAAGTCGTATAAAAAAAAATATAACGCGGTAACTGCCTTGGCCGTTGGTGCCTTTCTGCTAACCATGAACAGCAGTAATGTCTTTGCCGATCCTGTGATTACTGTCGATGGACAGTCCACCACCTGCACTACAGGTGGTAGTGGAGGCTATCAATATAATGATGTACATAATACAAAAGAAGTTCTGCGTATTACGCCCTCTGCAGATGTGAAAGATGTACATATCTCTTTTGCCGGGAGTGCTGAAGAGGTTAAAGAGGGGATAGAGGTATTTGGGGTTGAAGAGGGTAAAGCCAATGTCTTGGGGATTGGGGTAGAAATTCTTGCTGACGGAAGAGATTCTGCCAAGCGTAATCTGGAAGTTGTTTCAGATGCCAATATCACCCTTGATCTGCACAATGAATCCGGTGAAGGTATTGCGGCAGGTATTTTTGTGCCCGTAGGTGAGAGTGTTGCCGATGATTCTCATATTCTTGTCGAGAATAAGGGACGTATTCTTGCAAAAGAGTCTCTAAGCAGTAGCCCAAATCACAATGTTGGTATGGTGGTTGAGCGACAAGATAGTACTGGGGAAAATTTAGCTGTAGTAATGAGAAATTCTGGCACCATTGATGTATCCACTGACCAGGAGGCACTGGGCATGTGGTCTGAAGGCGTTGGACATGCTGGGGATATTCTCACCCTTAACAATGCCGCAGATGGCAAGATTATTGTCAGTGACTCTGATAGCATAGCCATGGGGTCCGGCGCGCCCTATGTCAGCCCCCTAGGTGATCAACATGACCGGGATAGTATCGACAGTGAGGAGCCGGTGATCGGGATTACAATGCTCAATAAAGGGACAATTAGCGTTGTTCATGGTGGCGTAATTACGGGTACCCATGCAGGGAAAAAGCTGGATGGCCATCACACCCGGGGGATGAGAGGTACCGGCGGGAATTTTATTGTAAACAGTGGCAGCATACTGGGTGGAGAAGACACCATTGTCACAGCCATTGATGGTAATGGTGAGGGTTCAACCACTATCAACTCTGGAGTAATTGATCTGAAGGGCAACTACTCCGTAGGTATGATGAGTGATCCCTATACTCATACCGAGAACAGGGGAACCATCACTGTCTCTCAATCGGTGGATGATGTGGATCATTCGCCTTCCAGTGCCATGAAGTCTGTCTATTATCCTGCCGCTGGTGAAGAGATGTCTGATCCAGCCTTAGATATGGCTCTTAATACCGGTACCGGCACAATTAAACTGGGTGGGGGGGCAATCGGTTTTGAGCTGGTAAGTAGAGATGCCTTTGAGGACCAGGAGGATGCACCTGTCCATATGACTGATGCCTTGGGGATTAACCTCGGCGAAATCAGCTCATTTTCCCCCCTTGTCGGAGAAGATCCTGCCCCGGCCAAGTCTTTTAGGGTTACTGGTGGCGGTGCTGTCGGGGTTAATGCTGCAGATCTTGCTGATAAGGTACAGCTCAGAGAGGGTGGTAATTTTCTCCTCATTGGTAATCCCGAAGGGGCGGAGAAGACTATCGCCAGAATACAGGTAAGGGACCCAGGTGATGCCACCTATGAAGGTCATTCGGCTAATTCCTGGATTCATGTGGGCATGGATGCAGAGGATAAAAAAGCTCTTGCAGGCTCAAAATTTAATGAGATTAGGGGGTACTTGAACAGTCCCGCAAACTTTGCCATTAAAAGAATTCAGTTACAGGGTAATGCTGTTGAGTCCGAGCATGACAATCAGCATGCTCATCTCAGCGTAGCTGACGGCGCAACTGTTTCAGTTGGAAAATTTGATTTGACCAATGCTCATATCGTCACCCAGGACAGTTCTCAGGCTAAGATTAGTAATCTGAACCTTTATGGCCAGAATAAAATCAGTGTAAGAGATACCTCTCATCTGACTGTCGAGACAGTAACTGCGCCTTATCATACAAATTCCGCTATTGAAGTGGAGAAAGGTGCAGTTTTAACCACCTCCTACGATTTATTGGCAACGGGGAGTTCTATAGCAGATACCAGTGAATTCTCTTTTGCTGGTCAGGGAACTATTGATCTTGTTAGTTCTGATGTTTATGACCAAGAGAGAATCACTTCTTTTGAAACTAGCTTCAAAAGCCAATATTCTGATTTTAAAGGAAGTTTCTTATATAGTGGCTTTGATATGGGTGATGGGCCTATCGACCTTGGGCTGGCTGAAATCATAGACAGTCCTGAAAAGGAAATAAAGCTGACTGTTCCTGAGGACTCTGTTGACAAGACTCAAATCTCTTTTGCTAAGGGCACACCGATGGGGGCGCAAAGCTATGAACTTCCCGATACCGTTGCGGAAGTTAAGGTGAGTAAGGGGACAGTGCTTTCCCTTAGGGGGAGTTCTAGTGGAGAAGAATCCCTGCTAAAAGGTGGGGCAGAGGAAAAATCTGTGAATGTTGGTGGAGGAAGTGTTCTTAATCTTGGCGCCAAAGGTGAGGTTGCAACCGAGAAAAGGACTCAGGGAACGCTTGACGCTAAGGTTGAGCTGGTTGCAGCTGACGACTCTTCGGCTCCAAAAACCGAGCTTAATGTTAGAAATGGAGATTTTTCCATCACGGCTTTAACAGCCCAAAGTGGAACGACTGTTAATATTGGTGATAGCCAGGGGCAGGGGCAAGGCTCGTTGGCCCTTGAAACAGCATCACTTGGTGGCAAAGTAAACATTAAAAAGGGAACTCTTTCCGTCAAGGAATTAACAGCCACAGAAGAGACGGTTATTAATATTGGTAATAGTCAGGGCCAAGGCTCGCTGGCTCTTGAAACAGCGTCTCTTAATGGAGCTATGCTCTTTGCCGATCCCAATTGGTTAGATAGTACGGAACTTGCTAAAGCTAAAGATGCCTCCCATGTAAGCATTGTTAATTTTGGAACTGGTGCTGATAGTAATGTTATTAACGGCCATTTAGTGGCTGGACAAAATTCTATTATTGCCCTGGGTACAACCGATGCTGGTGATGTTGATAATATTGTTAAAAAAATCACAGAGGACAATAACACAACCTGGGGCCGCACTGGGGTAACAGCTGCCGTCTATCTTGATGGCCCTTATAAAGTTGGTGCTGCCGGCTCCCTTACCGTAGATGGTTCTCGCGTCACGGCGCCAACTGGGGCAGATGTACCAGTTGGCGGAACAGCTACATTTGCTGACAATTCTCTGTTGGTGGTTGATGTAACCAATCTGGCTGGACAACCTGCTATTACTGCGGATACGGTAACTATTTCCAACAAGGCATTTGTAGGTGTTAAGGGTGCACTTGTCGGGGAAAAATATACCATGACAAGTACTGGCGATAACTGGCTACTGGCTAATATCTATCTTTATAACCAACTCCAGGAAGTTGCTTCTTTAGTTGACGGTAGTTTTACGACTAAAAGTGCCGGTACCGCCGCCACCCTCTATGGTGCTCGGGGAAATACTGCAAGCTTCCTGACTAATTACAACGAACGTGGTTATGAAGTGCTTGGAGTTACATCCACCAATTATATGAAGGGTATTTTGCGTGGCGCTAGCCCAACAAGCGGCGGACAGGCAACGGAGGCATCTGCCAATATTGCCGGAGTTGGTGGTATTGCCCATGTAAATACCATTGCCTCTGCTCTGGTACTTGATCTCGCCCAGAAACACACGGATATAACCGGTGATTACAGCACAGGTATCTATTTTCAACCTCTTTATCAAAAAAGCGATATTAGCGGTATGAATATAGGTAACTATAGCACCGATATGGATATTGATCTTTACGGTGCAGCCTTAGGTGCTGATAGCGTGCTTGGTGATTTTCTCTACGGTGGAGCCTTCACCTATGGTGCTGGTAAGGTATCTGGTGAAGGATTTACATCTTCTGCCGATACAGACAGTGATTTCTACGGCCTAACCATGTATGGAGCTTACAACCTCTCTAATGCTATGCAGATTAGTGTGGATGCTCTTTATACAGCAATGTCTTCTGACACAAGATATTCAACTCTCAAGGCCGATGGCATTGACTCCTATGTACTTGGTACGGGGGTAAAGGCTAGTTATCTGTTTGAGCTGGGAGATACCGTTGTCAGCCCATATGCTGGTATGCGTTATCAATATTATAAGCAAGATGCTTATACAAACGATGTTTTTGCCGTAAATGCAAGCAGCATGGACACCTGGATAATCCCTATGGGTGTTAAGTATATGTATAAGTTTGCCGCAGCTGACAGTGGATTGCAATTTAACATTGCTGCTGATGCCGGGGTGAATTTTGCCTTTGGTGATACCGATTTTACCAGCAGAAGTACCCTGATTGGCACACCGGAGACTTTACCTTTAATAACAGATGTTTATGATGATGTTACCGGCAAACTGTCTGTCGACCTGATTGCCGAAAGAGGACAGCTTTTCGGTAGCTTCGGCGTAAACACTGCGATCTCTTCGCATATTAGCAGTTTGGGTGCAAACCTGAAATTCGGCTTCCGTTTCTAA
- a CDS encoding MarR family winged helix-turn-helix transcriptional regulator yields MKKLEAIDPKKSIKLSRALIEIVWQFGPKGLDGQCCEDLSMPEYLALETSATTNDCPVQHIGNKLNFTKSGATRIVNRLEKKGYIQKIKSYEDARVCCVVPTDKGKSILENVAQGYADRLSAVLSKVPAKQSDNIANALLEMAAALRR; encoded by the coding sequence ATGAAAAAGTTAGAAGCCATAGATCCTAAGAAATCCATCAAGCTCAGTAGAGCCCTGATAGAAATTGTCTGGCAATTTGGTCCCAAAGGGCTGGACGGTCAATGCTGTGAGGATCTTTCAATGCCGGAATATCTTGCCTTGGAGACCTCTGCTACCACCAATGACTGTCCGGTACAGCATATAGGGAATAAGCTTAACTTTACAAAAAGTGGCGCCACTCGCATCGTTAATCGCCTTGAGAAAAAAGGGTATATCCAAAAGATCAAATCCTATGAAGATGCTCGCGTCTGCTGTGTGGTTCCTACAGACAAGGGAAAGAGTATTCTTGAAAATGTAGCACAAGGTTATGCCGATCGCCTATCTGCTGTGCTAAGCAAGGTGCCTGCTAAACAGTCAGACAATATAGCCAATGCCCTATTAGAGATGGCAGCGGCACTGCGCAGATAG
- a CDS encoding permease — MNSFTKTIEFFLFITAELTVLFLGISTLVALALMYIPQEKLRDWLSRRGILGNVLAATVGSLTPFCACSTIPMTLGLLKAGAPFGPVMSFVIASPLLNPIIIAMVAALMGLKACVLYFAITFLGSIVFGIVLERVGGAAWVKNVQIRPSCCGEGKQKENLSFSGKLKRSFASAWKDFRAVLPFLLIGVAIGAGIYGYMPQEFVISLAGPQNPFAIPIAAIIGIPLYIRAETAIPIGMALAEKGMSMGAVIALIIGGAGMAIPEMSMLASIFRKRLVASIVAVIFATAVIGGFSFNLMLA; from the coding sequence ATGAACTCATTTACAAAAACTATTGAATTTTTCCTTTTCATCACTGCAGAATTGACAGTTTTATTTCTTGGAATCAGCACCTTAGTCGCTTTAGCATTGATGTATATCCCCCAGGAAAAGTTAAGAGATTGGTTATCCAGACGTGGCATTTTGGGCAATGTTCTGGCGGCAACAGTCGGTTCGTTAACCCCATTTTGTGCCTGCTCCACTATTCCGATGACTTTGGGCCTACTCAAGGCTGGCGCACCATTTGGGCCGGTTATGTCCTTTGTTATCGCCTCACCACTGTTAAATCCCATAATTATAGCAATGGTGGCAGCACTCATGGGCTTAAAGGCATGTGTGCTCTACTTTGCCATCACCTTTCTGGGATCGATCGTTTTTGGCATCGTTTTGGAAAGAGTCGGTGGAGCAGCGTGGGTCAAAAATGTGCAAATACGACCAAGCTGCTGTGGTGAGGGTAAACAGAAAGAAAACCTATCTTTTTCAGGAAAACTTAAGCGTTCATTTGCCTCTGCCTGGAAGGATTTCAGGGCCGTACTCCCCTTTCTCCTTATTGGTGTGGCAATTGGTGCAGGCATATACGGCTATATGCCACAGGAATTTGTGATCTCACTGGCTGGGCCACAGAATCCATTCGCTATTCCTATTGCTGCCATCATCGGTATTCCACTCTATATCAGGGCTGAAACAGCCATTCCTATTGGTATGGCCCTGGCTGAGAAGGGTATGAGTATGGGAGCGGTAATAGCATTGATTATCGGGGGAGCAGGAATGGCAATCCCTGAAATGAGCATGCTGGCCAGCATTTTCCGTAAACGCCTTGTGGCATCCATTGTGGCGGTTATTTTCGCCACGGCGGTAATTGGCGGTTTTTCCTTCAACCTCATGCTTGCCTAG